In a genomic window of Streptomyces noursei ATCC 11455:
- a CDS encoding D-alanyl-D-alanine carboxypeptidase family protein, which yields MWPHCRGIWSIHLKIGIKGIRGIKGIRRASAVALTTGAVLTAGAFGSQAQAATLPTPSITAAGGFVMNNGTGATLYGKAADTRRSTGSTTKIMTARVVLAQKNLNLDSKVTVQKAYSDYIVNNNWASSAHLIVGDQVTVRQLLYGLMLPSGCDAAYALADKFGTGSTRDARVKSFIGQMNATAKSLGMNNTHFDSFDGIGRGTNYSTPRDLTKLASNAMKFSTFRTVVGTKSTKQKVTTKSGGYRYMSWTNTNNLLGSYQGTIGVKTGSGPEAKYCLVFAATRNGKTVIGTVLASPSLDNRTADAKKLMDYAFKK from the coding sequence ATGTGGCCGCACTGCAGGGGTATTTGGAGCATCCACTTGAAAATTGGCATCAAAGGCATCAGGGGCATCAAGGGCATTCGGCGCGCATCCGCCGTGGCCCTCACCACCGGAGCCGTCCTGACCGCCGGAGCGTTCGGCTCCCAGGCGCAGGCCGCCACCCTCCCGACGCCCAGCATCACCGCCGCCGGCGGTTTCGTGATGAACAACGGCACCGGGGCGACGCTCTACGGCAAGGCCGCCGACACCCGCCGGTCCACCGGCTCCACCACCAAGATCATGACGGCCCGGGTGGTGCTGGCCCAGAAGAACCTCAACCTGGATTCCAAGGTCACGGTCCAGAAGGCGTACAGCGACTACATCGTCAACAACAACTGGGCCTCGTCCGCCCACCTGATCGTCGGCGACCAGGTCACGGTCCGCCAGCTGCTCTACGGGCTGATGCTCCCGTCCGGCTGCGACGCCGCCTACGCGCTGGCCGACAAGTTCGGCACCGGCTCGACCCGGGACGCCCGGGTGAAGTCGTTCATCGGCCAGATGAACGCCACCGCCAAGAGCCTGGGCATGAACAACACCCACTTCGACTCGTTCGACGGAATAGGGCGTGGCACGAACTACTCGACGCCGCGCGACCTGACCAAGCTCGCCAGCAACGCGATGAAGTTCTCCACGTTCCGCACGGTCGTGGGCACCAAGTCCACCAAGCAGAAGGTCACGACGAAGAGCGGCGGCTACCGCTACATGTCGTGGACCAACACCAACAACCTGCTCGGCAGCTACCAGGGCACCATCGGCGTGAAGACCGGCTCCGGCCCGGAGGCCAAGTACTGCCTGGTCTTCGCCGCCACCCGCAACGGCAAGACCGTCATCGGCACGGTCCTCGCCTCGCCGTCCCTGGACAACCGCACCGCGGACGCCAAGAAGCTGATGGACTACGCGTTCAAGAAGTAA
- a CDS encoding imidazolonepropionase-like domain-containing protein encodes MLTLHRVRAVRLAPAEAPEGAEPLPGYAVVVDGDRLAAVGPYEELLAAYGDRARIREWDGTLTPGRHEPDGAALLEATYHPDPREAAELGTEPLTGAALAALPMTEVRWGASARRGLQRLLALGTTTLAGPFTHPAVRTAVQRSGIRQTPRPPRTSPARAGGAAEAPSHSLAPGAPADFAVFAPDGSCLATVLAGRLVHRRR; translated from the coding sequence ATGTTGACGCTCCATCGGGTGCGGGCCGTCCGGCTCGCACCCGCCGAGGCCCCCGAGGGCGCCGAGCCGCTCCCGGGGTACGCGGTCGTCGTCGACGGTGACCGGCTGGCCGCCGTCGGCCCCTACGAGGAACTGCTGGCGGCCTACGGCGACCGGGCCCGCATCCGGGAGTGGGACGGGACGTTGACGCCCGGCCGTCATGAACCGGACGGCGCGGCGCTGCTGGAGGCCACCTACCACCCCGATCCGCGCGAGGCCGCGGAACTGGGCACGGAGCCGCTGACCGGCGCGGCGCTGGCCGCCCTGCCGATGACCGAGGTCCGCTGGGGCGCCAGCGCCCGGCGCGGCCTCCAACGCCTGCTCGCCCTCGGCACCACCACGCTGGCCGGGCCCTTCACCCACCCCGCGGTCCGCACCGCCGTCCAGCGGTCCGGCATCCGGCAGACCCCCCGGCCCCCCCGAACGTCCCCGGCCCGGGCCGGCGGAGCCGCCGAAGCCCCCTCCCATTCCCTGGCTCCCGGCGCCCCCGCCGACTTCGCCGTCTTCGCCCCGGACGGCAGCTGCCTGGCCACCGTCCTCGCCGGCCGCCTCGTCCACCGCCGCCGCTGA
- a CDS encoding demethylmenaquinone methyltransferase: protein MTRASLDKQPHEVAAMFDDVAARYDLTNDVLSLGQARLWRKEVERAVAARPAERVLDLAAGTGTSSLPFARTGAYVVPCDFSVGMLREGKKRHPWLPFAAGDGTRLPFADEVFDAVTISFGLRNIQETDAALAELYRVTKPGGRVVICEFSEPTWAPFRTVYTEYLMRALPPVARVVSSNPDAYVYLAESIRTWPNQPELAARLQGVGWTEVAWRNLTGGVVALHRGTKPAKG, encoded by the coding sequence GTGACCCGAGCATCCCTGGACAAGCAGCCGCACGAAGTCGCCGCGATGTTCGACGACGTGGCGGCACGGTACGACCTCACCAACGACGTGCTCTCCCTCGGCCAGGCGCGGCTCTGGCGCAAGGAAGTGGAGCGCGCGGTGGCCGCGCGGCCCGCCGAGCGGGTGCTCGACCTCGCGGCCGGGACCGGCACCTCGTCGCTGCCGTTCGCGCGGACCGGGGCGTACGTCGTGCCGTGCGACTTCTCGGTCGGGATGCTGCGGGAGGGCAAGAAGCGGCACCCGTGGCTGCCGTTCGCGGCAGGGGACGGGACCCGGCTGCCGTTCGCGGACGAGGTGTTCGACGCCGTCACGATCTCCTTCGGGCTGCGGAACATCCAGGAGACCGATGCCGCGCTGGCGGAGCTGTACCGCGTCACCAAGCCCGGTGGACGGGTGGTGATCTGCGAGTTCAGCGAGCCGACCTGGGCGCCGTTCCGGACGGTCTACACCGAGTACCTGATGCGGGCGCTGCCGCCGGTCGCCCGTGTGGTCAGCAGCAACCCGGACGCGTACGTCTACCTCGCCGAGTCCATCCGCACCTGGCCCAACCAGCCCGAGCTGGCCGCCCGGCTCCAGGGTGTGGGCTGGACCGAGGTCGCCTGGCGCAACCTGACCGGTGGGGTCGTGGCGCTGCACCGGGGCACCAAGCCGGCGAAGGGCTGA